Proteins encoded together in one Macadamia integrifolia cultivar HAES 741 chromosome 8, SCU_Mint_v3, whole genome shotgun sequence window:
- the LOC122086962 gene encoding uncharacterized protein LOC122086962 isoform X3 encodes MEIRGPCDVISNTFPGSHHRWCSKHLYANLKSLHPGVLLRKHFWKVAKVSNQFYFDKAMNDMKATKKEAFDWLSRNPPNMWARGKPILILIDEIRKILMKKMQQRYQLGCSFKGRVTPKIKTKLDVVATEARGAWSLLLEQMNLKSQIVMGDIW; translated from the exons ATGGAGATAAGG GGACCATGTGATGTTATATCCAATACATTCCCGGGATCTCATCACAGATGGTGTAGTAAACATCTATATGCTAATTTGAAGTCTCTACATCCTGGAGTATTATTGAGAAAGCATTTCTGGAAAGTAGCAAAGGTATCAAATCAGTTTTACTTTGATAAAGCAATGAATGACATGAAAGCCACCAAGAAGGAAGCTTTTGATTGGCTGAGTAGGAATCCTCCAAATATGTGGGCAAG GGGAAAACCAATACTGATTTTGATTGATGAGATCAGGAAGATTTTAatgaagaagatgcaacaaAGATATCAATTGGGGTGTAGCTTTAAGGGTAGAGTCACACCTAAAATCAAGACTAAATTGGATGTGGTGGCCACTGAAGCTAGGGGTGCATGGTCCTTACTGCTGGAACAGATGAATTTGAAGTCACAGATAGTGATGGGAGATATATGGTAG
- the LOC122086962 gene encoding uncharacterized protein LOC122086962 isoform X1, producing the protein MEIRGPCDVISNTFPGSHHRWCSKHLYANLKSLHPGVLLRKHFWKVAKVSNQFYFDKAMNDMKATKKEAFDWLSRNPPNMWARYAFDFRCKSDHITNNMTKSFNQLIGPYRGKPILILIDEIRKILMKKMQQRYQLGCSFKGRVTPKIKTKLDVVATEARGAWSLLLEQMNLKSQIVMGDIW; encoded by the exons ATGGAGATAAGG GGACCATGTGATGTTATATCCAATACATTCCCGGGATCTCATCACAGATGGTGTAGTAAACATCTATATGCTAATTTGAAGTCTCTACATCCTGGAGTATTATTGAGAAAGCATTTCTGGAAAGTAGCAAAGGTATCAAATCAGTTTTACTTTGATAAAGCAATGAATGACATGAAAGCCACCAAGAAGGAAGCTTTTGATTGGCTGAGTAGGAATCCTCCAAATATGTGGGCAAGGTATGCCTTTGATTTCAGATGTAAATCTGATCATATCACTAATAATATGACAAAATCATTTAACCAGTTGATTGGACCGTACAGGGGAAAACCAATACTGATTTTGATTGATGAGATCAGGAAGATTTTAatgaagaagatgcaacaaAGATATCAATTGGGGTGTAGCTTTAAGGGTAGAGTCACACCTAAAATCAAGACTAAATTGGATGTGGTGGCCACTGAAGCTAGGGGTGCATGGTCCTTACTGCTGGAACAGATGAATTTGAAGTCACAGATAGTGATGGGAGATATATGGTAG